ACAGTAATCGTCTTTGGGTTTGATTGGCTAGTTCGGTTGACCAACATGAGGGTATTATGGGAATTCCATTAAAATTTTCGTAAAAGTACAAAAAAACTTCAGCGTAAATATCACCTCCCTTaaattatcaaataataaagtattatatttattatgtggTCTGCTATTAATATGTACCGTATCTAGAGTTGGCGTATCGTATCCGATccgacacgataagacacgaacacgataaggttaaacacgaacacgacacgataatcgtgtcaattttttcaaacacaaacacgacacgatttttaataggttacacgataagggactTGATAACGTATCTTACCGTGTTTTAACGTGTCTTATCATGTCTTAACGTGTCTTTATCATGTCTTTAACGTGTCTtaacatgtccatatatatatatatatatatatatatatattacttgtcTTATCgtatcttatcgtgtcttaacaggtccggacctgttaagataCGAAACACGTTAAGGCCAAACACGAAACACAAAAAAAccaggtcgtgtcgtgtcgtgCTAACAGGTCCGTGTCAGAAATTGTCAGCTCTAACCGTATCGTATCCTATCCTATTCATGATATTAGCATACAACACaatgaaagttatatttaaACTATGTGAAAATCGAAGTAATAAACTCTCACAATTTCGCAACGAAGTACGACAGTATTATTCTAGTTACTTTTCATTACGCTGCATTGCCGATCACGGAGGATCATACTACTGCCGATCATGGAGGATCATGGGCATGGTGATTTATAGGTCTCTGGTTCGAATCTTCATTTTATCAACTTTGAGATAAATAGTCCTTATATGAAGGCTTGGCTTGATATATCCCTATTAATTGTCGTTACTTCGGATAATTATCAGGGAGGTTTCCCAATGGTATTTGAAATATGCATGGGGTTGATAATGTTTGACTTGAGTTGCGTGTACCTTTTTTCcctatttgttttttcattttaaaaggaATTTTATCTTTCTgtttatactattatttttcattacattTGCATTGCCGATCATGGAGGATCATACTACTGCCGACAACAGTAAGTCACTGACTATCTATCccctttctctttttttcttctttcttattAATCActttccatcatcatcatactAATAAATCTAAACCTGATTGCCACTTTGACTTTACTTGATCAACTTTGTTTATTcatcatgtatatattaatgtaaaaaaaaaaaggcaaagaATAATGTAATCAATGATAGAGCTTAAAGCTAGCTCACTAGCACATAATTTTAGTAGACGAGTCCGGTAAAATAACAAACCATTAGGACATGGTGTAATGGAGGAGCTCAGTTAATAGTTATTGTGAATGATCtatgaatttaaaatttttggtaTAAACACGGCCGGCTACTACTTTAATAATAGGTATTAGATGGATATCCGCTTAGACGTGTTTATATTGTTGATTAGAACCATAAAAAGTTGGTATTGAGAATTCAGATTTATTGGAAATAAAATGGGAGCTGCTGCTGGACAGTTATTGAAATTACCAGTTTGCAGGGTGTATTGTTATATGTTTCTATCGAGATAGACTGTTGTTGGCAGTGACGTGTCGTTTTTTAGGCTACTGGTTTTGGTTAGGTACGGGTTTGATCGTCAATTCGTTTTGGATTGTGTGGGTGCTCTTGTTCTAGGGTCGTTTGTAACTGTCGTTGGAACTTCATAAGGCCTGTTTGGGATTCTTTTGGCTACCGAATGACTGTATTAAAAATTCTCATTCTTACGTATGTTTTCAGTGTTCTTAAATAGAAATTCAAGAAGACTTCCTGAAGTGCACTTTGATATTGGAAAAATCGGCTGCTTTTCTATACATTTAGATCATTTAAATTCCCATTGGTAAAGAAGGTTGAGAAAAGATGTGGACCAAAAATCTACTTTACTAATGAGTTTGATGAATTGTTAattgaaatatatgaaaaattttaaataatcttCCTAAGATAGACATTGCCTTTAATTAAGACAACCCAAATTAGGAAGCACTGTATCTTTTCGGGACTTAGCCGATTTTCCTTTTCAAACAGTTGTACAaaacagagatgacatttttttGACAAAAGCTGTTGAAGAAGCATACAAAGGTGTAGATTGTGGAGATGGGCGTCCATTTGGTGCAGTTGTTGTTAGAAATGATGAGATTATTGTGAGTTGTCATAATATGGTTCTAAAACACACTGATCCAACTGCACATGCAGAAGTGACAGCAGTAAGAGAGGTTAGACACATAATAATACACATAAGTTTTAAGAATTATTGGTCTCAGTATTATGGTTTTGTCATTTGCGTATGATGTGTTACTGTTAAGTGTTCCTTTTTATTGTGTTCAATCGGCTTAAACTCTTAATGTTCTTTTGTGCTAAATTTATATCTTGCTGGTTAATTTCATTTATCTTAAGCCATTTTGTCAACTTCAATTTCCATCTACGCATTAGTGTTGGTTGTTTTTGCTCCTGCATGCCCTTTTTTCGTAttattttttgacttttttcgAGATATCATCGTTTCTTGAATTTAgtcttattttgttttctattatCGTACTttctctattttatttatttaaatacttGTTATAACTCAGGCTTGCAAAAAACTCAACCGAATTGATCTATCTGACTGTGAGATGTATGCCTCTTGTGAACCTTGTGCTATGTGCTTTACCGCCATTCAACTTTCAAGAATCaaggttttttgttttcaattctTTCCTTCTTACATTATCTTATTTGGGATGGGAGGTTTGGCCCATTTACCTATCTAATAAACCTTTGCCATGCTTTAGGGAAAAAAAACCTTGAGAAAACAGTGATGTATGATTTTTTGATCAGAaagttattaaatttaaaacaaaaaaatcaacaCTATTAGCAACtaataaaataattgaaaaccgttttgttaaaaataacaaGGGCTCATATTTATAAATAGAACCCgatacaaaaagaaaatgaaagctTCGATTAAATTGTGTTTGCGTTCAAATGGATGATGTTATAAAGAAATGCTACCAGAAGCGGTTATTGGTCCAATGTCAAACGGTTGAAAGTCATTTAAATTATTACTTAATACCATGTAAAATGATAGACTGCTGTTGTGATAATATACTTTTTGTGTGCATAATTAAGACAAATCATTTATAGAAAACATTAAAAGATCGGTGGATCAAAACAATCTAACCCTTTACCTGTCTAATCCGCATATTTGGCAACATTTTAGTTAGACTACGTTGTTTATTTTTCCTAAGTCAAGTAATAATAGATCTTTATAATTTATGTGGATACAGAGATTAGTGTATGGTGCTAAAGCTGAAGCAGCAATTCCATTTGGGTTTAATCAATTCATTTCAGATGCAATAAGAGGTACTGGGTTTTATCAAAAGGCTAGCTTGGAAATCAAAAAAGCTGATGGTAATGGAGCCATTATTGCAGAACAAGTATTTGAAAACACCAAAGCCAAGTTCTCTATGTAATGATCCGTTTTCTAAGATCTGTATTATTTCTCCATTGGATAAGGGGAGGAACGTGACCATATTGTTTGAGggggtcaaaactcaaaagtcaaaaccaatTTGTTTGAGGGGAAAAAGTTCATCCGTATGTAAAACAGAACTCTTTGTATAATATTCATGTTTGatataaaaacctataaataaaCGAAAACATTTGGGTGGGTGGGTTCCTCCCCCGACCCTTCATAGTTCCCGCATATGCATTGAATTATATCATTCATAATTGATTTCTAACCGCTCTGCATCACATGATGCTgctattgatataaatatattttaaagaatTAATGTGAAATCTGATAGGTTTTTTCATACTA
The Erigeron canadensis isolate Cc75 chromosome 2, C_canadensis_v1, whole genome shotgun sequence DNA segment above includes these coding regions:
- the LOC122589839 gene encoding guanosine deaminase-like; this encodes MEDHTTADNIVQNRDDIFLTKAVEEAYKGVDCGDGRPFGAVVVRNDEIIVSCHNMVLKHTDPTAHAEVTAVREACKKLNRIDLSDCEMYASCEPCAMCFTAIQLSRIKRLVYGAKAEAAIPFGFNQFISDAIRGTGFYQKASLEIKKADGNGAIIAEQVFENTKAKFSM